In one Modestobacter sp. L9-4 genomic region, the following are encoded:
- the lpdA gene encoding dihydrolipoyl dehydrogenase, which produces MSAPTTPADLVILGGGSGGYAAALRASELGMSVVLIEKDKVGGTCLHRGCIPTKALLHTAEVADNAREGEQFGVKSTLSGIDMDGVNAYKDGVISKNFKGLQGLIKSRGITTVTGEGRLVSPTAVEVDGTRYEGKHVLLATGSYARSLPGIEIDGTKVITSDHALGLDRVPSSAIILGGGVIGCEFASAWKSFGVDVTIVEGLPHLVPLEDESSSKLLERAFRRRKINFSLGSRVAKVETTADGVKVSLENGKELEAELVLVAVGRGPVSQGLGYEEAGVAMDRGYVLVDEYMQTSVPTISAVGDLVPTLQLAHVGFGEGILVAERLAGLPVVPIDYAGVPRVTYSEPEVASVGLTEAQAKERYGELEIATYDLAGNGRAAILKTAGAVKLIRTANGGPVVGVHMVGSRVGDLIAEAQLIYNWEALPEEVAQLIHPHPTLSEALGEAALVLAGKPLHAHS; this is translated from the coding sequence GTGAGCGCACCGACCACCCCCGCTGACCTGGTCATCCTCGGTGGTGGCTCCGGTGGCTACGCCGCGGCGCTGCGCGCCTCCGAGCTGGGCATGTCCGTCGTCCTGATCGAGAAGGACAAGGTCGGCGGCACCTGCCTGCACCGCGGCTGCATCCCGACCAAGGCCCTCCTGCACACCGCCGAGGTCGCCGACAACGCCCGCGAGGGCGAGCAGTTCGGCGTCAAGTCGACCCTCTCGGGCATCGACATGGACGGGGTGAACGCCTACAAGGACGGCGTCATCTCCAAGAACTTCAAGGGCCTGCAGGGGCTGATCAAGAGCCGCGGCATCACCACCGTCACCGGTGAGGGCCGGCTGGTCTCCCCGACCGCGGTCGAGGTCGACGGCACGCGCTACGAGGGCAAGCACGTCCTGCTGGCCACCGGCTCCTACGCCCGCTCGCTGCCCGGCATCGAGATCGACGGCACCAAGGTCATCACCAGCGACCACGCGCTGGGCCTGGACCGGGTGCCCAGCTCGGCGATCATCCTCGGCGGCGGCGTCATCGGCTGCGAGTTCGCCAGCGCCTGGAAGTCCTTCGGCGTCGACGTGACCATCGTCGAGGGCCTGCCGCACCTGGTCCCGCTGGAGGACGAGTCCTCCTCCAAGCTCCTCGAGCGCGCCTTCCGCCGCCGCAAGATCAACTTCTCCCTGGGCAGCCGGGTCGCCAAGGTCGAGACCACCGCCGACGGCGTGAAGGTCTCCCTGGAGAACGGCAAGGAGCTCGAGGCCGAGCTGGTGCTCGTCGCCGTCGGCCGCGGGCCGGTCAGCCAGGGTCTGGGCTACGAGGAGGCCGGGGTCGCCATGGACCGCGGCTACGTCCTCGTCGACGAGTATATGCAGACCAGCGTGCCCACCATCTCCGCCGTCGGCGACCTGGTGCCCACCCTGCAGCTGGCCCACGTCGGCTTCGGCGAGGGCATCCTCGTCGCCGAGCGGCTGGCCGGCCTGCCGGTCGTGCCGATCGACTACGCCGGTGTCCCGCGCGTCACCTACTCCGAGCCCGAGGTCGCCTCCGTGGGCCTGACCGAGGCCCAGGCCAAGGAGCGCTACGGCGAGCTCGAGATCGCCACCTACGACCTGGCCGGCAACGGCCGCGCCGCGATCCTCAAGACCGCCGGTGCCGTGAAGCTGATCCGCACCGCCAACGGCGGTCCGGTGGTCGGCGTGCACATGGTCGGCAGCCGGGTGGGCGACCTGATCGCCGAGGCCCAGCTCATCTACAACTGGGAGGCGCTCCCCGAGGAGGTCGCCCAGCTGATCCACCCGCACCCCACGCTCAGCGAGGCCCTCGGCGAGGCCGCGCTCGTGCTGGCGGGCAAGCCGCTGCACGCGCACAGCTGA
- a CDS encoding oxidoreductase yields MGLIDRLRGRRAGPGGGPGRRGTLDRASGSGDVRHLEEFVATRRGVEGFVEPRTAVTETTILLVAADGEWTRRRIDGPETARRLSRDLAVPVYDAQVTGYPQRMRDWNRDHPQGRR; encoded by the coding sequence ATGGGGCTGATCGACCGGTTGCGCGGACGGCGCGCGGGACCCGGGGGAGGGCCGGGGCGGCGCGGCACGCTCGACCGCGCGTCCGGGTCCGGCGACGTCCGGCACCTCGAGGAGTTCGTGGCGACGAGGCGGGGCGTGGAGGGCTTCGTCGAGCCCCGCACGGCCGTCACCGAGACGACGATCCTGCTCGTGGCCGCCGACGGGGAGTGGACGCGCCGGCGCATCGACGGCCCCGAGACCGCCCGCAGGCTGTCGCGCGACCTCGCCGTCCCGGTGTACGACGCACAGGTGACCGGCTACCCGCAGCGGATGCGGGACTGGAACCGCGACCACCCCCAGGGACGTCGCTGA
- a CDS encoding leucyl aminopeptidase: MPPTISATDRPLEKLSADAVVVGVGQGPNGLLSTPGADAVDRLLGGRLLAALTDLGARGAEGEVTKLPTFGQGPFPVVAVAGLGAPEAGGSYAPEAVRRAAGAASRALTGRGAVVTLLAAVGGAPDAERLHAVGEGSLLGAYEFTAYKSALPADRPTPPASFELVVPDAGAAKAPLTRVRAVVSAVTLVRDLVNTPPNDLYPAELAARGAAAGKKAGLSVEVLDEKALTAGGYGGILAVGSGSSRGPRLLRLEYKGKKARTSVALVGKGITFDSGGISIKPAAHMEDMKSDMAGAAAVIATVCLVAELGLPVDVTATVPIAENMPSGSAYRPADVVTFRNGKKAEITNTDAEGRVVLADAICRAVEDSPAHLLETSTLTGAQLVALGTRTAGVMGSDDLRDAVVTASRRSGEPMWPMPLPAELRRGLDSSVADLVNANPDRMGGMLVGAHFLAEFVPAGLPWAHIDVAGPAYNTGAPWGHTPKGGTGVPVRTLLATIEDLISRA; the protein is encoded by the coding sequence GTGCCGCCGACGATCTCTGCCACCGACCGCCCGCTCGAGAAGCTGTCCGCCGACGCCGTCGTCGTCGGGGTCGGCCAGGGCCCGAACGGCCTGCTCAGCACCCCCGGTGCCGACGCCGTCGACCGACTGCTCGGCGGCCGGCTGCTGGCCGCGCTGACCGACCTGGGTGCCCGCGGCGCCGAGGGCGAGGTCACGAAGCTCCCGACGTTCGGCCAGGGGCCGTTCCCGGTGGTGGCGGTGGCCGGTCTGGGCGCCCCCGAGGCCGGCGGCAGCTACGCCCCCGAGGCGGTCCGCCGGGCCGCCGGTGCGGCGAGCCGCGCGCTGACCGGGCGGGGCGCGGTGGTGACCCTGCTGGCCGCCGTCGGTGGCGCGCCGGACGCCGAGCGCCTGCACGCCGTCGGCGAGGGGTCCCTGCTGGGCGCCTACGAGTTCACCGCCTACAAGTCCGCACTGCCGGCCGACAGGCCGACGCCGCCTGCGTCCTTCGAGCTGGTGGTGCCCGACGCCGGGGCGGCCAAGGCCCCGCTGACCCGGGTGCGCGCCGTCGTCTCGGCCGTGACGCTCGTGCGCGACCTGGTCAACACCCCGCCCAACGACCTCTACCCGGCCGAGCTCGCCGCCCGCGGCGCCGCCGCCGGCAAGAAGGCCGGCCTGTCGGTCGAGGTGCTCGACGAGAAGGCGCTGACCGCCGGTGGCTACGGCGGCATCCTGGCCGTCGGGAGCGGCTCGTCCCGCGGGCCCCGGCTGCTGCGCCTGGAGTACAAGGGCAAGAAGGCACGGACGAGCGTCGCGCTGGTCGGCAAGGGCATCACCTTCGACAGCGGCGGCATCTCGATCAAGCCGGCCGCCCACATGGAGGACATGAAGAGCGACATGGCCGGCGCCGCGGCGGTCATCGCCACCGTCTGCCTGGTCGCCGAGCTGGGCCTGCCCGTCGACGTCACCGCCACCGTGCCGATCGCGGAGAACATGCCCAGCGGCTCCGCCTACCGCCCGGCCGACGTGGTCACCTTCCGCAACGGGAAGAAGGCCGAGATCACCAACACCGACGCCGAGGGCCGGGTCGTGCTGGCCGACGCCATCTGCCGCGCGGTCGAGGACTCCCCCGCCCACCTGCTGGAGACCTCCACCCTCACCGGCGCGCAGCTGGTGGCCCTGGGCACCCGCACGGCCGGCGTGATGGGCAGCGACGACCTGCGCGACGCGGTCGTGACCGCCAGCCGGCGCAGCGGCGAGCCGATGTGGCCGATGCCGCTGCCGGCGGAGCTGCGCCGCGGGCTGGACTCCTCGGTCGCCGACCTGGTCAACGCCAACCCCGACCGGATGGGCGGGATGCTCGTCGGCGCCCACTTCCTCGCCGAGTTCGTGCCCGCCGGCCTGCCGTGGGCGCACATCGACGTCGCCGGCCCGGCCTACAACACCGGCGCCCCGTGGGGCCACACGCCCAAGGGCGGCACCGGCGTCCCGGTGCGCACCCTCCTGGCCACCATCGAGGACCTCATCAGCCGGGCCTGA
- the gcvT gene encoding glycine cleavage system aminomethyltransferase GcvT, protein MTTPLLSPLHDRHVAAGAKFADFGGWSMPIEYAGGGVIAEHTAVREGVGLFDVSHLGTATVRGPGAAEFVNSCLTNDLTRIGPGQAQYTLCCVADGPQTGGVVDDLIVYLHGPDDVLLVPNAANAADVLARLSAAAPAGVTVTDRHTEVAVLALQGPRAAEVLAAVGLPGELSYMSFAETPGSGGDEVTVCRTGYTGEHGYELLVAAERAGALWDALLAAGAPEQIRPCGLGARDTLRTEMGYPLHGHELSLDITPNQARSGWAVGWKKDAFWGRDALVAEKAAGPARQLWGLQAPGRGIPRPGMAVLSADGTKVGEVTSGTFSPTLRTGIALALLDTAAGLTEGDEVAVDVRGRPQPVVVRKPPFVPSHVR, encoded by the coding sequence GTGACCACGCCTCTGCTGTCCCCGCTGCACGACCGGCACGTCGCCGCCGGCGCGAAGTTCGCCGACTTCGGCGGCTGGTCGATGCCGATCGAGTACGCCGGCGGAGGGGTGATCGCCGAGCACACCGCGGTGCGCGAGGGCGTCGGCCTCTTCGACGTCTCCCACCTCGGGACGGCGACGGTCCGCGGGCCCGGTGCGGCGGAGTTCGTCAACTCCTGCCTGACCAACGACCTCACCAGGATCGGCCCGGGGCAGGCGCAGTACACGCTGTGCTGCGTCGCGGACGGCCCGCAGACCGGCGGCGTGGTCGACGACCTGATCGTCTACCTGCACGGCCCGGACGACGTCCTGCTGGTGCCCAACGCCGCGAACGCCGCCGACGTGCTGGCCCGGCTGTCCGCGGCGGCGCCGGCGGGGGTCACCGTCACCGACCGGCACACCGAGGTCGCCGTCCTCGCCCTGCAGGGGCCGCGCGCTGCGGAGGTGCTGGCGGCGGTGGGCCTGCCCGGCGAGCTGTCCTACATGTCCTTCGCCGAGACCCCCGGCTCCGGTGGCGACGAGGTCACCGTCTGCCGCACCGGCTACACCGGCGAGCACGGCTACGAGCTGCTCGTCGCCGCCGAGCGGGCCGGCGCGCTGTGGGACGCCCTGCTGGCCGCCGGCGCACCGGAGCAGATCCGGCCCTGCGGCCTCGGTGCCCGCGACACCCTGCGCACCGAGATGGGCTACCCGCTGCACGGCCACGAGCTGTCCCTGGACATCACCCCCAACCAGGCCCGCTCCGGATGGGCCGTCGGCTGGAAGAAGGACGCCTTCTGGGGCCGCGACGCCCTCGTGGCGGAGAAGGCCGCCGGCCCGGCCCGCCAGCTGTGGGGCCTGCAGGCGCCCGGCCGGGGCATCCCGCGGCCGGGGATGGCGGTCCTGTCCGCCGACGGCACGAAGGTCGGTGAGGTGACCAGCGGGACGTTCTCCCCGACGCTGCGCACCGGGATCGCGCTGGCCCTGCTCGACACCGCGGCCGGTCTGACCGAGGGCGACGAGGTGGCCGTCGACGTCCGCGGCCGTCCGCAGCCGGTCGTCGTCCGCAAGCCCCCGTTCGTGCCCTCGCACGTGCGCTGA